The following nucleotide sequence is from Proteus vulgaris.
TGTTTCTTCGGCCCAACCACAACTGTGACTATCGAGGACGCTTATACAGGGCAGGTTCGAGTCGTCGCCAATGTCCCTATTGGGGTAGGCTTTGCTGGAGGTGTCATATCCAACGTGGGATACACCATCACCAATTTGTTTGAAACTGGATATGGGGTAATCGTACCCAATGTCACGGAAAGCCACTTTTCCGAAACACTGAAACTGTTGAATGACGTCAGACGGCGAGCCTATGACACAGGAGTTTTTACTGCGCTTAACTCAGCAAATGGAGGCGGCTATGTTGACGTGAGGCGTTCCTGGAACAATTACATTCGGGAATGCACGTTAACCAAAGTCGATCTCAACCTAATGTCCCTTGATGAGTTGATGAACCGTTCAACTGACTCAGCTTTGCGATTCAACTCACAGCTCTACGGAACTAGGTTGTATTTGTCTACAGCAAACCCTGACGGCGCTGACTACACATGTACTGACGGATGGGTGGCTATTAGCACTGCAACCGCCAACCTAAGCAGCCCGGTTGTTGTTGATGCTCTTAACAGCCTACTGGGTATTGACACGTCAACTGGAGACAACGCTCTAACGAAGCTGACCGATTCGCTTCAAGCGATGGGTGCCACAACTACGTCATCAATCGACTATCTGAAAGCCGCCGTTCTGGAGCCCCTCTATTATGAAGCCGCAGCAGGACGTTATCAGGACCTCCAGGATTATGGCTCTGCATTGATGGTCAACCAGGCTATTCAGCAACGGAACACACAGTGGGCCGCAGAGCAGTCGATGTTCATGACCGTCGTCCGACCAATGCTGACGTTCTTTGAAGGCTTTATTTATGCTATAACCCCGATCATTGCTTTTATTATCGTGATGGGCAGCTTCGGCCTCCAGTTAGCCGGGAAATATGTACAAACCATCCTCTGGATTCAGCTATGGATGCCAGTCCTCTCAATTATAAACCTGTTTGTTCATACCGCCGCGTCAAATGAGATGTCTAGCCTCAGTGCTGGTGGTCTCAACTCCATGTACGCTCTTTCCTCAACTGGAGATGTTCTGCAACACTGGATTGCAACCGGCGGCATGTTGGCTGCGGCCACTCCGGTGATTTCCCTGTTTATCGTCACAGGTAGCACCTACGCCTTCACCAGCTTGGCATCGAGAATAAGTGGTTCTGACCACGTTGACGAAAAGATGCAAACGCCAGATCTACTCAAGCAAGGTCCGGTTATGCAAAGTCAGCCAGCGTACAATCACAACCAGTTCAGTGGTGCGATTGCAAACGGCGCAGAAAGCATGATCAGTACCTTCTCGCTTGGCTCCACCTTGGCATCAGGCGTGAGCTCCGCACAGGCATTACAAAGTCAGAAATCGGAGGCTTTCCAAAGCACTCTTGGTCGAGGTTTTTCTGATGGAGTAAGTCAGGATCAAGCCTATTCAAGACTCTCCAATGTCGGGCGCAACGTTTCGTCGCAAAACACAGCTCAAAGCCAATTGATCAACCAGCAAGCCAAGAACTTCATGGATAAGTTCCAGGTGGATGATAGCCACTCTGATGCTGTCAAAGGTGCTTTTGCCATGCAGGCTATGGGCACACTCGATGTTGACGAAGCTGCGTCCATGCTTATGCCTATGGTTGGCAAGGCCAGGGCAGCAATGAAGGCCGCTGCTGGTGTGAAATCAAACAGTACAGCCCTAGTTCCTGCTGGTGGTAATGGCGAATCAGGCGGCGGCAGTGATGTCCTGGACATCAAAGCGCAAGCGAAGGGAGCAACAGAGTCATCAACTCAAGACTCTTCAAGCTGGTCAGCGAGTGATGTGTCCCAGTTCATGAAGGGTGTGAGCTATTCGCAAACCGATAGCCAGGCGTTGACAAATCAATTAGCGCAGGGTTTCAGCCGTTCTGGAAGCGAGTCATTCAAGCAAACCTGGGGCGATAGCTTATCCCAGAACCTATCCAAGTCCGCTTCTGAACTGGTGTCTGCATCGGACACCTTCACAACAATGAGTCAGCTCCAAAACCAAATGGGCTCCATGACTAATACCGACTTTAAAACTCTCGGTGGTGCAGTAGCACAAACCCCTGCGGCCATGAACCAACTGAATGACTATTTCCGAAATGCCGCGCCGCAATCGGTTAAAGACGAGGCGGCTTCACTACAGCAAAGATACCAAGCCTACGGAATGTCTCCTCAAGTGGCCCAGGCAGCAGCGCGAATGACAGCAATGACCAACTCCAAAAATTACGAACAGGGTAAGGAGCTTGGCGGGTATCAAGCCGCACTACAGGCGATCAATACCGCGTCCGGTCGCAACGGAGCATTTAGTGGTGATGCTTACGGAAATAACGGCATTGAAGGCCCGAATGTTCAAGGCCTACCAGGTCAGGTTCAAGGGGCTGTAGGCAGTGGACCTAACATCCCAACCGGATTCCGGGAGAATGTGGCTGGGATGGCTGGAACTAATCCGGCATCAGAAGCTGGGCAGTTACCAACGAATAGCCCCCTTGTTCAAAATGAACATGCAGCCGGTACGTCAGCTCTTCATAACCAAGCACAGCAAACAGAGCGAAATGTATCTGCTCCTGAACTGAAAAAAGCCCAAGATAACCTTATGAACTCGCTTCCGGAAATGTCTTGGAGCGCTTCGGCGTGGGGAGCGTGGGACAACTCCAGTGATTGGATGGGCCGCAGAGCTGAACAAGCAGGTGGAGCTCTCATTGCTGGTGGTCAAGCTGGCGCTGATGCGTTCTCAAGAGCGATGGATCAAATGAGAACGATGACACCTGAACAACGCGACCAATTCATCGCGGCCACTCAACGCGGCGACCAGGCCGTGCAAGAGGAGTTTGGCTGGGCCGGTGATGCGATGGTCGGTATGGCTAAACTTGGCCGCAACGTCATGGGAGCTGCTGCAAGCGGCTATGATGCAGCGAAGGAGTGGTTAACTGGTAAATCTGATCTATCGGAAGCCGCTAAAGGGATGAGCATTGAGGAACGCGGCGCGTTCTATGCAGCAGCGCTATCCTCTGCCGCAGAAGCTGGTGGTGGAGCCGCGCAGCAGTTTATGAACCAGTACGGTGATGAGTTCAAAGAAACGATGCAGTCTATCGCTCAAAGCCGTTATGGGCTGACTGAATCCCAAGCCGCTGTTTATGCCGAATCGTTTGACACAAACGAAGGTCGCATGAACCAG
It contains:
- a CDS encoding conjugal transfer protein TraG N-terminal domain-containing protein, with protein sequence MGSFSIHSIGDSAFLEQILIAVSMITGTGDFEKMVSIGLLLGVLMICIQSVFQGAKQINLQQVLVGWILYACFFGPTTTVTIEDAYTGQVRVVANVPIGVGFAGGVISNVGYTITNLFETGYGVIVPNVTESHFSETLKLLNDVRRRAYDTGVFTALNSANGGGYVDVRRSWNNYIRECTLTKVDLNLMSLDELMNRSTDSALRFNSQLYGTRLYLSTANPDGADYTCTDGWVAISTATANLSSPVVVDALNSLLGIDTSTGDNALTKLTDSLQAMGATTTSSIDYLKAAVLEPLYYEAAAGRYQDLQDYGSALMVNQAIQQRNTQWAAEQSMFMTVVRPMLTFFEGFIYAITPIIAFIIVMGSFGLQLAGKYVQTILWIQLWMPVLSIINLFVHTAASNEMSSLSAGGLNSMYALSSTGDVLQHWIATGGMLAAATPVISLFIVTGSTYAFTSLASRISGSDHVDEKMQTPDLLKQGPVMQSQPAYNHNQFSGAIANGAESMISTFSLGSTLASGVSSAQALQSQKSEAFQSTLGRGFSDGVSQDQAYSRLSNVGRNVSSQNTAQSQLINQQAKNFMDKFQVDDSHSDAVKGAFAMQAMGTLDVDEAASMLMPMVGKARAAMKAAAGVKSNSTALVPAGGNGESGGGSDVLDIKAQAKGATESSTQDSSSWSASDVSQFMKGVSYSQTDSQALTNQLAQGFSRSGSESFKQTWGDSLSQNLSKSASELVSASDTFTTMSQLQNQMGSMTNTDFKTLGGAVAQTPAAMNQLNDYFRNAAPQSVKDEAASLQQRYQAYGMSPQVAQAAARMTAMTNSKNYEQGKELGGYQAALQAINTASGRNGAFSGDAYGNNGIEGPNVQGLPGQVQGAVGSGPNIPTGFRENVAGMAGTNPASEAGQLPTNSPLVQNEHAAGTSALHNQAQQTERNVSAPELKKAQDNLMNSLPEMSWSASAWGAWDNSSDWMGRRAEQAGGALIAGGQAGADAFSRAMDQMRTMTPEQRDQFIAATQRGDQAVQEEFGWAGDAMVGMAKLGRNVMGAAASGYDAAKEWLTGKSDLSEAAKGMSIEERGAFYAAALSSAAEAGGGAAQQFMNQYGDEFKETMQSIAQSRYGLTESQAAVYAESFDTNEGRMNQAVQNLKMEYAERNPDGSPMMQGGQPVLSQQNEEFTDKLVNVLQNSTEAGDRSGSYLTAVRGYNIANQRF